One Helianthus annuus cultivar XRQ/B chromosome 12, HanXRQr2.0-SUNRISE, whole genome shotgun sequence genomic region harbors:
- the LOC110895443 gene encoding basic leucine zipper 4, whose amino-acid sequence MLSEVFAAGNHLFPEETGFLETSGFTPWGPQQTPVLFSEQEPVFSFSSSDNSTPLPKPSNDIVNAMEERKRRRKISNRESARRSRMRKQKHLEDMRSQLNRLKTENRALMNRLRAVNLHGKLVRNENQQLVSESVMLQQKLRDIRHALHLRQLHNQLLQSAWPCNNNVPMYNTYEQNPPSLIT is encoded by the coding sequence ATGTTGTCTGAAGTTTTCGCCGCCGGTAACCATCTCTTCCCGGAGGAAACCGGGTTTCTCGAAACCAGCGGTTTCACTCCTTGGGGCCCACAACAAACCCCGGTTCTTTTCTCAGAACAAGAACCGGTGTTTTCCTTTTCCAGCTCAGATAACTCCACTCCCTTACCCAAACCCTCCAACGACATCGTTAACGCGATGGAAGAGCGTAAGCGAAGACGCAAGATATCCAACCGCGAATCGGCAAGGCGTTCGCGAATGAGAAAACAAAAGCATTTGGAGGACATGAGGAGCCAGTTGAACCGGCTTAAGACCGAGAACCGGGCCCTTATGAACCGTTTACGGGCCGTGAACCTCCATGGGAAACTCGTACGCAACGAAAACCAGCAGCTCGTGTCCGAATCGGTCATGTTGCAACAGAAGTTACGAGACATACGTCACGCACTACACCTCCGGCAGCTTCACAACCAGTTACTCCAGTCTGCATGGCCTTGCAATAATAACGTACCCATGTACAATACCTATGAACAAAATCCACCATCATTAATCACATAA